The genomic stretch ataaaataaatatataaattacatttatatcatcacatatttataataatatatatttaacgtTATACAGTAAGTACTTATCCtattttattgtgtatataacttaaatatacttacttcCTTCCCTCTTAATGATTCCACCATCCTATTGTTATTAGTTCTTTTGttcactctttttttttttcattttacgtGTATCTTTCTCTTCTTCTTTCGATGTAGATTGTAGCGGTTCTTGCAATTCTTCTTCACAAGCATCTTCCAAAGTAGATAGTTTTTTGGTAAAATTCACTTCCTTCTGAAAATTTTTAAACAACCATGTAAGTTGTAtatcaaataactaaaataaattaaatacataaattactttttttactacatatttataattattatatatttaaggtTATAAAGTACTTatcctattttattttactaacatttatgaaatatgaagagaagtaggtaattattttttttacctaaaatacgACTTGCGTTTATATTGACATCCTTTTCTCCGGATATTTGTTTTCGTCTTTTATTTACTCTTTCGCTTTTTAGTTTAGGTTTCTTCTCTAAATTTTCGTTAGTAGTTGATAGTAATGGCTCTTGCAAATCTTCGTCAAAGCTCTCATCACACAACAATCTTTGAGCAAAGGCAGCTAAATCTTCATCATCAGAATCATCCATCGGTGTGTATGAACAATCGCTTTCACTGTCCGATTCCaaattctttctttttttagaTTTGCTTTTTTTGTCAATCAACTTTTTCTGTTTCTTTTTCtcgtttttctttttgttgtttACTCTTTTAAGTTTATTGAGTCTTTTAATTTCTTCCGCCTTTTCTTTTTcatctttcttttttttcatacgATCAATAGCTTATTTGTAAGTTAATATCTCTGCTTCTTGACTAACGCGTTTTCTTGAAGTTTTAGGTATGTCACTACGTGAAATGGTCTCCAAAAGAAGTTCTTCAAATGAAACATGTTCATCTTTCTGTTTTTGATAGCTAGTTGAAGTGAGTTCGATATTGCTCAATATTTTGACGTTACCAGAGCCACTGTTGGTAATATTGGAATTGGTATTTTTAGAAAGTGAAATTAAAAACGTTTTAGGGTCTTTCACGCGTTTGGGTAGATCTATTTCTTTCTTCCCACGATTAAGGATCTCAAGCCACATGCTCGTGCACATACTCGTGAGTGTTGGAACTTCATTTCTGTCCTGACTTTTATCTTCCTGAGTGCCATTTTCTACCTTCCTTCCTTCTTCAGCATTATTATTGGCAACGCTATGAGACTGTTCATTTTGTTGGCGAATATGTTCTTCCCATTTTGACCATGAAAGCTTGTCAAACTTTTCTTTTGGAATTGTATCACGATTCAACGGATATATACCAGATTTTCTAaagccattttgaatgataactGGGTTCAAATCATTCCATATCTTAGTTATGATCCTGGCAAATTCTGGTTTTGGAAGCTTTGCACCCACATGGAGTCTTTGCCATTTTACCAATTCACTGTCCCAGTTGTCTTTCATAGGTTTCATTGTGCTGCAGTCTAATGGTTGCAGAATATGGGATGAGTGAGCCGGCAGTTTAAGAACTGTTATCTGGTTGGCCATTAGAAGTTCTATAACACTCAAGTCTACATGTGTTGAATGGCcatcaaatattaataagactggCCTTTCCGGTCCAATTGCTGGTATGAAAACCTTTGCGATATAATTTTCGAATATTTTGGTTTCCATCCACCCCTTACGGCTTCCAACATACGCTGTATTAACATTTTCGTTTTCGAAAAAGCAATTCGACCCTAGTTGTTTCCCCTGAAATACTATCAAGGGAGGGATCTTTTTACCGAGCGCATTTGAAGCTAACAGTACAGTGGTGTTATTCCTTCCAGGGGACGCAGTTGTTCTAGTAGAAGGGTACCCCTTCAGGCCAACAACTTTAGTCTTGGTGGGGTCGTTGCAGAAGCTGATCTCATCTAAGTTATATATATGTTGGGGTTTGTCTTCTAGTTCCAGTTCCTTCGTTATGCGCTccaacaaatcaaaataattgttAACAGTGAAAGGATTGCAGGCTTTTTTCCTGGCAACCTCTACGGACTGTGGTTTTTTGACACTTAATCTGTGTCGCCTTTTAAAACCCCGAAACCATTCTTTGCCAGGGTAATCATCTTTGAAACGAGTTATGAGTCCGTTCCTTTGTATATAAGCACATATTAATTGTTCTCCTTTGATGTAAGCGGAAACTCACACTTTTCCATTTCGTGAATAAGAGCAGCCACTCTGCTTTCCCAAGCTGTAGATAATTCAGTAGGCCTGCCAGGCGTCGTTTTTTTGGCACCACGCGTTCCGTATACACGGTGAATTATAGTTGATCTTGGTATATTATATCTTTCTGAAGCTTGATAGCTgttcatttttttgttttgtacatTTTCGATTGCTTCCATTAAGTCATTAAGAGaatattttgcttttttttttacgtgttgacatctaaaaaaatattttttataatatattaaaaaccagTTGTATGAATCAAGTAAGTATAGTGCCTAGTTTCATCAAATTCCATTCGATCATTAAGCGGTAGAAACATAGAAAATAGCAAACAGgcgatacttatttatttatttaaccattCGTTGTACACAATaaacttatgaacaaaaactaCATGTAGAAAAACGACACAGCAGGCCCTGCttatttctacaaaaaaaccTGTTACAGCAGAACTAAGTAAGTGAAAAGGCAATAAAAGATACGCGGATACAAATAAAAAGGcggataaatatgtatacataccgGCACAATTAGTGGAATCTTTGTACCCCAAAATAATGTACACCCGGTCCGTCGTGGGTAAGAAGaacaaaatttaacaatattacCAATTTTGGATCTTTTTTTTGTGAAACTGTTCATATCAGCtaattgcatatttttaaatttccatgcttttaataaaaataagcaaaatcatacaacaaatttaatattaaaccaTGGACATATTAATTTGGTACGTTGTATCTgataacattttcatgaaaaataaACGTATTTATCTTGTAACCACCCTTTTCTTAAGTTACGCTAAATGTGCCGGTGTGTTATGTTATTAGTGATTGTACCGATATATTCGTGTTCACTGCCACATCACTAGCTTTttcaaatttcatacaaaaattggCAGCTAATTGTAACTAACCTAAAAATTGCAAAATAGTTGCATTTACCAGACTTTGCATTTTTTGTCTGGTAAATGTAACTACAGAGAAAACTCGGAAAATATTCATCgtagaataaaacaaatacaaacaaaatgaCTTACCGTGATTAGTTACAACTTTTCTTGTGAAAAAACTTGCGAGGAACcactaaaaactattttttagaaTAAAAATGCGCACCGTGTCCATCCGACGCCAGCAGACTCAAAATGGCGGATGACAAAAAGCTTTATAACTCCCACAATTCTTGAGCttgcagcgccatctacattTTTGAGGTAGAacttttagtattaaattgaaCGAGTCTGTCGTTTTACAATAAAGTAACCCTAGAGGGAGTTATTGAAGTTAGTTGCATTTACCGAATAGTTGCAATTACAAGACCCCACcttattaactttatttatctttaagaTGCTTCATTGATGCTTACATCAATGACGAATGTAAATCTAAGTCCCGTTTATAAATCGTTACCATGGTATCAGTCGGGTGAAAAGTGTTTCATTTTGTGATTCCTGTAcgattttacacattattatacctaatatgtcgtgattaaaataattttatttatttcgcagGCATTCATGGCATCTCTATTCGGTGGTGACACCCTCATGGAACTCCGACAGTCCCTCCAACTAGCAGATGCTGATAGATTAGGGGGCATGGCCCCACACGTCTCCCCTTTCGTACGAGTGAGGGACATAGGCGGACTTTTGAATGCGTAAGTCATCCTAATCGCCTCAGTTGGAAAGCTTAGGATCCTGCTACTAAACTTTTGCGAAACAAacattaaatacttaaacacatacataaatcacttagatggttggcagtcctcaactgtgcgtttctccagaaaattcttgcctcgcacagctaaactgtagaatgaactgtcgcctgcggtatttccggaccgatacgacctttaaccttttgaccgccaaagacatcatatagcccaatatcaaccttcatgcgtaccgacaagtttcacgattacgcgctgcgtacgatacgcgtggcgttcaaaaggttaagaaaagagcttactcctatcttaaaggccggcaacgcacttacaacccctctggtattgcaggtgtccatgggcggcggtaatcgttCACCATCAAGGGTTTCTGTAGACGAGTTGTTTTCGATAGCCCCGTTTACAAAAGGGGCATTTTGCGAATAGGccattcatatattttttttaatgcaggcGGTTAAAAAAACGCGCGTTTTTCAGGAGCGGCTACACACTACAAACCGTCGACGTAGACACAATCACAGTGTGGTACCCGAGCGCGTGGCACGTGATGCACGACCTGCGCACCCTGGGCGAGGGGAACGCGGCGTTTAATCGCCCGCTGCGGTTGAACCGTGACGTGCAGTTCGCAGCCGCAGCGATTTACGAAGAGATGTATGGGAAGGTGAGTGTAATCGTAAGGGTAAACTAAAAACCAGTTATTGCACCTAATTTTATAAGGTCATTCGCGCTCACACATACTGAGGTGCTCTTCTTACTACAAGGGCGGGTGAAGTCTGATATTCGGAGCGTGTTTCGTGCGCTCTCACTTAGGTATTGAGGCGCTCTTCTTACTATTAAAGTCGGGTGAAACCCGACAGTCGGAGCGTGCTTCGCGCGCtcacacaaatgtactaaggcGCTCTTCTTACTATTAAGGTCGGGTGAAACCCGAGATCCACAGCGTAGCTCATACTGAGACGCCCATTTTACTTTAAGGTCGAGTGAAGCCGTCGATAAGTAGAAACAGTGAAGTCAAtggcttattttttattttattgggaaaaggtaagcatttgtccacaatctcacctgatggtaagtgccgatgcagtctaggatggaacatgcttacctaaaagatgtttattcactctcgatttaaaaaggtccaagttataggggactgggaatagatttgcagttagtgaattccactccttagccgttcgcatgataaagcgggatgcgtagcgtttagtgcgaatcagcggcagagtaacgacgtaagggtgaaacgcaagtccgcgtctagtcccacggtggcagaacggagatggggggattaGCTTATGTAagcccatcgcacactccccgaaatgtatcctgtagaatatcgataaacaggctacctttctacggtgttctaggctctgcagtctagcctcaACCAAACTTATCtccaataagcttcctagcgcgtttgtctatTGAATCGAAGGCggctagctgatacttggcggatccaTTCCAAAGCAAAAATAACTTTGATTTTAGGACCTCCCCGAGCATAAGTCCCACGGAGTCCCCGTGACCTTCGAGATAGTGAATCTCCTCGGTTGGAAGCCCTCGCCCGACCAGCCCCAGCCTCTGCCCCGGGGCTCTGGACAGCTGTCCCTCAAGGACCTTCACCGTATCGACGAAATTGTGAAGGATGTGAAGACGGTTGAGCTTAGTGATGAGGACAAGAAATAAATTGTTgaatgtttttaattagtttcatTTCAAGCCTTCCATCTCGGTTATCTTAAAGCACGCCCATCTGtaagtagagttagaccaagctaagttggcagtgattttgatacaCGACTATGAATGtgttatttaaatgtcataatcatGTCATAATGCGATAGAAGTTAGACGTTTAAAATACGTAACCTATGGAGGGTAGatgtaaggagaacaatctaagTATATGAAGtgttacggaaggtggaggtaaggaaataaatctccatataccaaaaagtgtcatcaaaaaaccttaaataggtggcgctacaatacttagaatacttgaacaaaaaaaatcagatcatagcgcacttcactccgtcaatagcgcctaggttcttagctactctagcgctactctggagagatttggaactattatttatagctaacagctagacacttttgcaacagttccaccataagagatgtcactcctcttaattcgaCACTCCATATGAAGTGTGTTTAAAAAatccataaataggtggcgccagtatacatcgcgaacaaattagattttgataaaaaatgtcAAATCACGGAcaacgcacttcactccgtaaataacgtctaagttcatgtcatcATGTCCTTTTGCTATCCTATCGCCAtcggagagatttcgaactattatttacagctgccagctggacacttgcaacagctCCCCCATtagagattgttctccttacctctaccctccataatgtaacccttgcacagtctgggctaccACAATCGCTGCGCGATGGAAAGAGATGCAATGCTCTTTAGATCTGgacttttttgaaaaatcatgaaaaatatcgcaataagtattgtaattttgacgaccggtttggggtagtgaccctgcctacgaagcgaAGAATTCGTGTgaagagcatggatatttgttcctgagtcatgggtgttttctatgtatttaagtatttatatcgctgtctaagtaccctcaacacaagccttattgagcttagtcagtttgtgtaataatgtcctataatatatatattttttttattaaattacaagtTAGGAAGTTGAAGCAACTCGAGTAAGAGTCTTTTCATCGCACTTGCTCAGTAAGTGTGCTATTTCACGCATAGCCATTTTACTCCCACGGGACTTATGGATTtatttagggtttcgtagtcacctagaaacctaTTATAATTCCGCCATGTtcatctgtccgtccgtccgaggctttgctccgtgatcgttagtgctagaaagctgcatttTGGCATGCATACATAAATCACGCATTGCGACGAAACGAACGAATATCGCTTATGAAATGAACCAAGACCAAGTGTTTATTGAAGcttaatgcttaattatcgtTCCAATATTGACGGTGATtatgattaacttttcttaattgggtaaactattttctgaaaactcacCTATACGAGAAGCAATCCTTTTTCCAAACATATGGAATGTTTGTGAGTCTCGTACAGGCCACTAAACGTCTGTCAAAAGATAAAATACCATTCCAATATGACAAAACCATGTCATCCGTCATATTAGGCTAGGATACCAAAATTTTGGTGTAGAATATACACagaataaaaacgtaaaatgtagaaaaaaaacagaaaatgccgtaagtatttCAGTAACAGGTTATTCCAGGATAGGATTCTAAATTAAATCAAACTAAAGAAGCAtgtaaattacttatttatcttcGGTTCGATTATAAATAAACGTCCCCTACCCATTCTCATATATATGTAGCTCGTAATGAAAATTATAGGTAGGGACAtagacatatatctaaggacgggccttacaataagaatggggccagtacagcggtgtcacgcacacgaattcgagccaatcgtgcagtctaacgcaactagttgcgaccaatcgcgcacgTGATTGTGTGCAACATGTAAAAGAATGGTTTTTGTCATTTTCTGCCCTCCAGTCGAAAAGCGGCGCTGAGCTAAGTTGCCGATTTAATTCCGGCTCCGTTGAGCAGAAAAATAGCATACCTTGGTAAGAGCCactccacactagcgtctcccgagcgtcggcgtctagtcaactacggctgctgctcgacgcagcgTTGGTGTAACTgtccattttccatagcgctggcTACAccccgacgctcaaaagacgctagtgtaggGTGGCCCTAAATCAGTGATTTAGCCAACCAATTTCCGATCTATCTCAATTCTGCTGATCGAATCTGAAATTTGGATGGTTTCTAGAAGCTACGAGGTGTGCCAGCACTGCAGCCACTCCGTGCGGAACAGCGACGCTGCCTTCAGAGGATACAGCTACCACAGACATTGTCGGAAGTGTTGTGAGTACATAATACCTGTCTTAAAGACTATATTTGGGTTGCCAGGAACTGATACGGGACAATGGGGTAGTTAcggggaaggggggggggggggggaagggAAGGAGGTTAGGGGTAAATATGTATTCACAAACAGATGATTTTGTCACCATTTCTGCGTATTCTGCAGCGGTGTTGATATACGGGATATTAAGATGGTCGGTCAGTGTATGCATTACTTAATCTTAATATGTGCTCTATGCCTTACTTGATGCAACATGACAACACTAAAGTTGTCTATAACTGTCAGACGCTAAATCCATCCTCTTTCTGAAATCCTACCTCGTCACGTTAACATGTAATTGGAATAAGCTCCGCTCCTACTGAAGTAATGTACCTATAGCCTATGTCTCTCATTATTTTGCAATACATTTACATGTTTGCTGTTTTCTTCGTCATCCCCTCAAGACTATGGGGTTCCACGCGCACTCTGCGTACACCCCTCAATACGGGATATTCGGAATTCGTCGTAGAAGTTGTTATTTAGGAAATGCGTTTTAAGTCAGAGCTATGAAAACTTCAACTTCCAATCTAAACAAATCTAAGCGAGACAGCCGAAGCTGTTATAAGATTCCACTCCCACTTTTGCATTTGTTTCCTAATCAAAATCATTGGAACTAAAAAGGGGTCAAGCAAATCAGGCGTATCAGGTGCTACATGTTTAAACAGGCAATATTTAAACGGATCATTTCACAAGAGAGGCATTTAGAGAGACCACACACTAACGTCTCTGACTCTATgactgctgctcgacgcaacgttggcgcaactgcgcagcgacgccattttacATAGCGCTAACTGGAcgtcgacgctcaaaagacgctagtgtccGTGGCCCTAAGACATTAAGCACCGGCCACCCCACAGCGTATAAGAAGTTCCCTATGCAGCGTCTTGTGTTCCATCGCATATTTGCTACCTAAGAGACGGTGCGTTAACGTCTTTTCGGCTGCGGTGGGGTCGATCATAAGCACGTATACtacatgaataaataattgaaataacgCTGTCTCACCCTCTATTACGAGTCAACTTGTATGCCTGTGTGTGTAACTTTCAGACGTGTGCAGCGAAACCGACCTGCACGGTGCGGAGGTATTTAGAGGCGTCATTTTCTGCGCAAGTTGTGCTAAACGCATCTTCAGAGGTTGGTAAAATACCACAACacaactttttaaaacaattctaagtcgccatcagatatatcggggcggccaaggcgctcacaaatatctgaacacgcctttattgtcaaggcgttagagtgcgtgttcagatattgtGAACTCTTCTTttcgccgctccgatatatctgatggcggctgtTCATATAAAAcagtattaaataattttttattttatttttttatttaaatacacaataaaatgaataaggcttgtgttgagggtaggtacttagacaacgatatatattataatatataaatattcttaaatacttaaatacatagaaaacatccatgacttctgaacaaatatccatgctcatcacacgaatacatgcccttaccaggattttaacccgggaccatcagcgtcgtaggcagggtcactacccactaggccaaaccggtcgtcaaagtattCTTTTCATAATTAAAGGTTGTTCATCGGCTCGAAGAGCAAGGCCTGCGCGTACGCAGCGCCGCCGTCGTCGACGCGCTCCCGTGCACGGGGTTATTGAGCGTGTCCGAGCACAATCTGACACTACCTCCTCACAGGATAACAGGTTTGTTTCTAAGCTGTTGTGAGTAGGTACAACATAAAACACCAACGGCAAAATATCCCTTCCATATTACTTTGTGGAAGGgataaattttcttttttgtgatcagcggtcatcgtcgcccatggacggaagcaacaccataggagccacttaagcgttgccgagtTGCCGACCCTtcagaaccctaaatacccgcttcttgaagaatcccgtgtcgtagcgcaaaggacctcaggaggcaactcattccacattctgcacgttctaggaagaaacgagcgagatgccggCTTATTCTTGatgtgccatgtatctaagaagtaaagataatttgaaatagaggtggattgtcaaagaaaactttgtagcaacagtaaatttactgccatcttttgacacatgattaaaacttttaagaacgctatttgactttgatccttattgtttcactgatatgtgttaaatttgttaaatatcaaaaagtgacgccatctaatagagcataggccaaaggtatggcatggcagcatcgtttcagcgccactttttgatatttaacaaatttaacacatatcagtgaaacaataaggatcaaagtgaaatggcgttcttaaaagttttaaatcatgtgtcgaaagatagcagtaaatttactgtggctacaaagttttatttgacagtCCACCTCTATTTCGAATGCTCTTTGCTAAGAAGTGGggatgagctttgctcctttgaCAGGAGGTGTGGTAATAAAAAGGAGGGGATTACCTTAAGTATAAAAGATGCATTTTGTGAACGGGATATTATCCGTATTGTCCGGTGACCGATAGGATCAGTCGGTGTCGGTATACCTATAATACTAACAATGACATCTGATCTGTAActatgttattaataatatggccttaagaggctgtcaatacataaagcgcgcacactgtctatttgtatcggagtaaatgagatagcactgtcgcatgttactgggcctgggcaagggaataataagaaaaatatttatgtaaaaaaaagtggattattagtgtaatattttactcaatagcggtttagatataaatgttttgaaattgtgattttaattgcagacccataagtcaaaacaataaagacatagaaccgtttaattgtgattttaagaccaatctttgaaattattttctatcgagccgatttcgttcaatcatgtatcgagtacaaccacggtctttgaaatataattaatatgaacatatatttttcttacttgactaaaacaaatagtctttcttaaaaaactgttaagtaacatcaatttcaaggacattgggtgttgacagcctcttaaatggatcctttttaggattccgtccccaaagggtaaaaacgggaccctattaggTACTAAGAcgccactgtccgtccgtccgtctgtcaccaggctgtatctcatgaaccgtgatagttagacagttgaaattttcacagatgatgtatttccgtTGCCGctttaataacaaatactacaaacagaataaaataaatatttaagtggggcaaATGTAAACTATAcacactacattttttttttccgttaatttcaagggtgcatccctgagcttaaattaagtaactttctcattaactaattaactccatttgggagataatcaatatttgatttttatcttataaggcccttacgagcgtgtacacttgccttagggcctgtttacatattgattagtgtttagtatgagataACAAacacatttgctactaaacataaATACCatttcggacgatcgatgttcgaaatgacattgatatgtcacagttttcaattgtttcgttgagttaaatgtaatgcccgtgttacaacaacgctatatgcaaaatttgattacttttataatattaataataggtaataaaaaaaaataaaagttttttttttaaattaactatcccatttagtttcctttaacGTTCTTActgataccccgaagttaacggaattcaataaaaacacggtgtataagtataCCACgggatcgtccatacaaaaagagaaaacgtttttccacttctaaatattttccatctccatgattttttagtatgttattgacacaataaaaattaggtttaa from Cydia pomonella isolate Wapato2018A unplaced genomic scaffold, ilCydPomo1 PGA_scaffold_199, whole genome shotgun sequence encodes the following:
- the LOC133533680 gene encoding uncharacterized protein LOC133533680 — translated: MPSYEVCQHCSHSVRNSDAAFRGYSYHRHCRKCYVCSETDLHGAEVFRGVIFCASCAKRIFRGCSSARRARPARTQRRRRRRAPVHGVIERVRAQSDTTSSQDNSKTETAVPATDPRTCPVCYCVSDVVTQARRLINFIYYQTQNLIQNDTTDIAQCTEMCQRMLEDLKCPIPEPRSQAFPIPSQPDSLLR